DNA from Castellaniella sp. MT123:
AACGCCGGCTCGCTCACGATCTTCACTGGGCTCTTTCACGCCGTGCCGGTGCCGGCCGATGCCGACGCGCTGGCCACCCGCTGGCGCCGCCTGCGCGAGATCCGCGCCGAAACCATGCGCGAACTCGAGGCCGTGCGCACCCGGGGCGAGATCGGTTCCTCGCTGGCCGCGGAAATCGACTATCACGCAGCCGGCGACGACCTGTCCCTGCTGCAAAGCCTGGGCGACGATCTGCGTTTCGTGATGCTGATCTCGCGGGCCGACGTCCATGCGGCCAACGGCGATTTGCGTGTGACGGTACATGCGACGACTCACGACAAGTGCGGCCGCTGCTGGCACCATCGGGCCGACGTCGGCCGCGATGCACAGCACCCGGAACTCTGCGGCCGCTGTGTGGACAACCTGTTCGGCGAAGGCGAAACCCGCAGCCATGCCTGAACCACAGCCTGGGCGCGCGCCCGCCACCCCCACCACAGCGTCCGTCACCGGGGCGCCGGGCGCTTTGCGCCATGTCCCGCCCGACGGGATGAAGGGCACGCAGGCATCCACGGATGCAACCCCCAGCCGCCGCTGGCGCGCGCTGGGCGGCTGGCTGCTCTGGGCGGCACTCCTGATCGTTCTGGATCAGGGCACCAAGGCCTGGATCTCCCAGAGCCTGACCTACGCCGAGCGCATCCACATCCTACCCGTCTTCGATCTGACCCTGCTGTTCAACACGGGCGCCGCCTTCAGTTTTCTGGCCGAAGGCGGCGGCGCCCAGCGCTGGCTTTTCACCGGCATCGCCCTGATCGCCGCCGCGCTGATCCTGCGCTGGCTCTATACGCACGCCGGCCAG
Protein-coding regions in this window:
- the lspA gene encoding signal peptidase II, giving the protein MKGTQASTDATPSRRWRALGGWLLWAALLIVLDQGTKAWISQSLTYAERIHILPVFDLTLLFNTGAAFSFLAEGGGAQRWLFTGIALIAAALILRWLYTHAGQRLLCAALASILGGALGNALDRLMHGHVVDFLLFYWRDWYFPAFNVADVAITCGAGLLILDEILRARRARKTG